One Cinclus cinclus chromosome 24, bCinCin1.1, whole genome shotgun sequence genomic window carries:
- the LOC134053417 gene encoding splicing factor 3A subunit 2-like has protein sequence MPGPPGPSARPPRGPGSTCRSRRARPPNAHPRSGTAPAPGPPSAPPRDSQANAPGTAPDFWHRPTPGRPLRPLRVSSPPRPGTHHRYRNSHRYPSPGPGPGLGTVTGILGLTLLSAAVCQDPPPTSAPTPGSTSDTASSPGTNPGTDPAPLYPPPIPPRDQDRDPALQDSLPHWHRQPCTVPGTAQASRHPFSAPLQAPGRGHCTDTVISGLPLYRRQHPRTHSQYFLEPQCRPPVRQQHFGTGPWHCPDHPVPSLGLTSVL, from the coding sequence ATGCCCGGCCCGCCCGGCCCgtccgcccgcccgccgcgggGACCGGGCTCCACCTGCCGGAGCCGCCGGGCACGGCCGCCCAATGCCCACCCCCGGAGCGGCACCGCCCCGGCACCGGGACCACCCTCGGCACCGCCCCGAGACTCCCAGGCCAACGCCCCCGGCACCGCCCCAGACTTCTGGCACCGCCCCACCCCCGGTCGCCCCCTACGACCCCTGCGGGTCTCGTCTCCACCGAGACCCGGGACCCATCATCGGTACCGCAATAGTCACCGATACCCCTCGCCGGGACCTGGACCGGGACTCGGTACCGTCACCGGCATCCTAGGACTGACCTTGTTATCGGCAGCGGTATGTCAGGACCCACCCCCGACATCGGCACCGACCCCCGGATCCACCTCTGACACTGCCTCGAGCCCCGGCACTAACCCCGGTACCGATCCCGCCCCGCTGTATCCACCCCCGATACCACCCCGAGACCAGGACCGGGACCCGGCACTGCAGGACTCACTCCCGCACTGGCACCGGCAGCCTTGCACTGTCCCCGGTACCGCACAGGCCTCCCGGCACCCATTCTCGGCTCCTCTCCAAGCCCCGGGACGGGGACATTGTACAGACACCGTCATCTCAGGACTGCCCCTGTACCGGCGCCAGCATCCCAGGACCCACTCGCAGTACTTCCTTGAGCCTCAGTGTCGACCCCCGGTACGGCAGCAGCATTTCGGGACTGGCCCTTGGCACTGCCCTGATCATCCGGTCCCATCCCTGGGACTGACCTCGGTACTGTGA